TTCCAGATAATAGAACCTCTGGAACCTTCCACCCCCGAAACTCCGCCGGACGGGTATAGTGAGGATAATCCAATAGTCCAGCTTCAAAACTCTCAGCGTGTAGAGATTCGACTTTGCCGACAGTTCCTGGTTTGAGGCGTATTACCCCATTAATTAAAGCTAAAGCTGGTATTTCTCCACAAGTTAAGACAAAATCACCTAATGATACTTCTCGCGTTACTAGGTGCATGACTCGTTCATCTACCCCTTCATAATGACCGCAAATAATCGCTAATTGGTCGTAATTAGTCGCCAAGTCTTTGAATAGCTGTTGCTTCATAGGTTCTCCTTGAGGAGTCATAAAAATCACTTCCCGTCTGGGTAATACGGGTAAGGATTCCACCGCCGCAAACAAGGGTTCTGGTTTGAGTACCATCCCCACTCCACCCCCATAAGGTTCGTCATCTACTCTCTTGTGTTTATCGGTAGCAAAGTCGCGGGGATTAACTAGGTTTACCGTCGCGATTTCTTTGGCTAAAGCTTTTCCCAGCAATCCAGAACTTAAGGGAGAGGTGAAAAAATCTGGGAATAAAGTAATGATATCGATCCGCAATGTCTAGCTCGCTTTTTAGTTTAAGGTTATACCAATTTACTAAATACCTGCTACATATAGATTCCGTGTAGGTTTAAACGCCAATACCTAGCCCCCACCACTCCTCTTGGAGCAGCAACGGCTAGGTATATTTGTTCAATCTAATTTTAAGATTAAATTGAGTCTATAATTAAATAATAGCAGATAAAAGAATTATATGCAAGTATTTATGGTAAAAAAGCTTAAATAATATCATATTTATTTTATAAAAAAATTATGAAGCTAAATTTAACACCTAAGAACACCAGAGATGACGCAAAGCGATCGCCCTTTGTGAGAAAATCCCTCTAAACTGCTGTAAATTAGTGAGTCACTGATGCCGATTCAAAAGTGCCTGCATACCACCTTACTCGTCTCAGATCTAGCCCAAGCCGAATATTTCTACGGGGAGACGTTAGGCTTAGAAAAAGCGGAACGGAACCTAAATTTCCCTGGGGTGTGGTATCAAGTTGATGGGTATCAAATTCACATTATTGTTCATGATGGGCTACCCAAAAGAGAATTAATCTCCGAAAAATGGGGTAGAAATTCGCATCTAGCTTTCAGCGTCACAGATATAGACGCATTAGCTGAAAAACTAACTACCAACGGGTTTATCTGCCAAAAAAGCGCTTCTGGAAGACCTGCCCTTTTTACCCAAGATTTAGATGGAAACGTGATTGAACTCGCTGCTGCGTCTCTCTGACTTCATGAAAGTTGTCGCCTATAGTTACACAGATCCCCTTTGGGAAACCCCACCCGATCTAGCGATTTGGGGTTGGGAAGTTGATCGCATCTACCAAGATTTAGGAGAACGTCAGCAACTAGAAGAATTATTGCGATATTGTCAGCTTGAACCTGTAAATTACCTACTAGTAGAGAAAGTCGCCATCTTAGGAGATTCAGTTCAACAGGTGAGCGATCACCTCCAGTATTTCCAATCCTTGGGAGTTCAGGTGATTGGAATCTCAGAAACCTCACCAGAAGCCCAAGAATACCAGCTTTTAGCCCAAATCCAAGCCAATTACCGCAGTCGGCAAATCCGTCAAGGGCACGCCCGCAGCCGTTTGCAAGGTGCGCCACCCCCAGGAAAAGCCCCTTACGGCTATAAACGGGGGAAAAACAGTTACATTCTCGATCGCCAAGCCGTACCCATAATTAAAGACTTTTTCGCTCAGTTTTTACTTTACGGTTCCCTGCGAGAATCTGTCAGATATTTAGCCCAAAAGCATCACAAACAAATATCTCCAGCCACAGGGAAGCGCTGGCTCACCAATCCAGTCTATCGAGGACATACAGCCTATCGCCAGGGAGAAACCATCCTTAACACCCATCCCCCAATTTTAACGAAAGAAGAAGCTGCCCAAATCGACCGATTATTACAGCGAAATAGCAACTTACCGCCTCGTAGTGCCAGCGCCCCGCGATCGCTGGCTGGTTTAGTCTCCTGCGCCCAGTGTCAATCTCCCATGAGAGTGAGCAAATCCACATCAACAACCACCAGCAAAGAATACCTTTATCTTCGTCCCCTACGGTGTAAAAAACAGCCTAAATGCCAGTTAATTAGTTACGAAAGTATATTACAGCAAACTATTATCGAAATTTGTCACTCTTTACCCCAAGCAGTCGCTAATTTAAGCCATCACCGCCCAAATATGCCCCCTCATCTGGATTATGAGAATTTAGAACAATCCCTACAAAGCCAAATCGCTCGCCAACAAGAAATATTGGGCGAATTAACCCAACTTACAGCTAAAGGAATTTTAGATGCCGAAACGGCTCAAATCAGAGCCTATAAGCTAAATACTGAAATTGCTAAATTACAAGGAAAACTAGCCTCACTCCCCCCAGTAAATTTACTTCTAGTCGCTCAAGCCGTTTCCCTACCACAATTTTGGCTAGATTTATCAGAAGCGGAACGACGGTTTTACTTTCGAGAATTTATTAGGGCAATTCAGATTGTTCCCTTGAAAGATGAGTGGGAAGTTAGATTATTATTTATTTTCGGGTAAGTAAGTGGGCACAATTAAACACAAACAGATTTATAGAGCCGAGTTTGTAGCGGGGGCTTGTAGGGGCGGGTTTAGCCAGCAAATTAGCCCGAAGTTATCAAAATCAAACAAAACCCGCCCTCTTCACTTCTGACTTCTGACTTCTGACTTCTGCTATATATCTCATGAAAATAGGGGGTGGAGCTACTGATGTGTATTAATTGAAATCGATCTGGTTAGCTACCCTTCCCCCAAGCAGTAACTTGAGACTGTTTGATTCTTGAAGATAAGTTATACTGCTTCGATATTTTTCTCTCCAGTACGGATGCGAATTACTTGTTCAACAGGACTAATGAAAATTTTCCCATCGCCAATTTCACCTGTACGGGCAGCAGCGATAATTTTATCTATGACCATATCAACTTGACTATCTTCAACCACAATCTCGACTTTGAGTTTTTGGAGAAACTCTACGGTATATTCAGAACCACGATAGCGTTCTGTCTGACCTTTTTGTCTACCAAAACCTCTGACTTCAGAAACTGTCATGCCTACAATTCCAGAATTCACAAGTGCAATTTTCACTTCGTCTAGCT
The nucleotide sequence above comes from Merismopedia glauca CCAP 1448/3. Encoded proteins:
- the trmD gene encoding tRNA (guanosine(37)-N1)-methyltransferase TrmD; translated protein: MRIDIITLFPDFFTSPLSSGLLGKALAKEIATVNLVNPRDFATDKHKRVDDEPYGGGVGMVLKPEPLFAAVESLPVLPRREVIFMTPQGEPMKQQLFKDLATNYDQLAIICGHYEGVDERVMHLVTREVSLGDFVLTCGEIPALALINGVIRLKPGTVGKVESLHAESFEAGLLDYPHYTRPAEFRGWKVPEVLLSGNHAEIERWRYEQQLQRTCDRRPDLLTD
- a CDS encoding VOC family protein, translating into MPIQKCLHTTLLVSDLAQAEYFYGETLGLEKAERNLNFPGVWYQVDGYQIHIIVHDGLPKRELISEKWGRNSHLAFSVTDIDALAEKLTTNGFICQKSASGRPALFTQDLDGNVIELAAASL
- a CDS encoding recombinase family protein, which translates into the protein MNSLLRLSDFMKVVAYSYTDPLWETPPDLAIWGWEVDRIYQDLGERQQLEELLRYCQLEPVNYLLVEKVAILGDSVQQVSDHLQYFQSLGVQVIGISETSPEAQEYQLLAQIQANYRSRQIRQGHARSRLQGAPPPGKAPYGYKRGKNSYILDRQAVPIIKDFFAQFLLYGSLRESVRYLAQKHHKQISPATGKRWLTNPVYRGHTAYRQGETILNTHPPILTKEEAAQIDRLLQRNSNLPPRSASAPRSLAGLVSCAQCQSPMRVSKSTSTTTSKEYLYLRPLRCKKQPKCQLISYESILQQTIIEICHSLPQAVANLSHHRPNMPPHLDYENLEQSLQSQIARQQEILGELTQLTAKGILDAETAQIRAYKLNTEIAKLQGKLASLPPVNLLLVAQAVSLPQFWLDLSEAERRFYFREFIRAIQIVPLKDEWEVRLLFIFG
- a CDS encoding P-II family nitrogen regulator, coding for MKKVEAIIRPFKLDEVKIALVNSGIVGMTVSEVRGFGRQKGQTERYRGSEYTVEFLQKLKVEIVVEDSQVDMVIDKIIAAARTGEIGDGKIFISPVEQVIRIRTGEKNIEAV